In one Candidatus Nitronereus thalassa genomic region, the following are encoded:
- a CDS encoding sigma-54 dependent transcriptional regulator — MMTPQTSILVVDDEAETRNLLQEIMEKEGYVVQTAQDGKQALDQLEGQVMDLVLSDIQMPIMDGIELLGNIRSRHPDTQVILLTAYGSMTTAVEGIKSGAFDYISKPFVLDEVRLLVKRALDHKKILQENRSLKQQVQATLGIDQLQGKSSEMVAVYKLVARVAPSESTVLIQGESGTGKELIARAIHSNSQRHDGPFVAVDCGTLAETLLESELFGHEKGAFTGAIGNKKGLLEMAHGGTCFLDEIGDITPALQSKLLRVLQEREIRRVGGQDSIGVNVRVVAATNKDLFKLVKSGKFREDLYYRLNVVTIQLPSLRERTDDIPLLVRYFLQKYGVTNTKQVTDISPKAMVLLQQYDWPGNVRELEHTIERAIVLTPHTTIVPEDLPPAIASQAPPLVGKDTGWKTLDQLEREQILKVLEAYKGDEAQAAEILGIHRKTLQRKLKEYGLR, encoded by the coding sequence ATGATGACCCCACAAACGTCGATCCTAGTTGTAGATGATGAAGCAGAAACGAGAAACCTTCTTCAAGAAATCATGGAAAAGGAAGGGTATGTCGTACAGACGGCGCAGGATGGGAAACAGGCCTTGGATCAACTAGAAGGCCAGGTGATGGATCTGGTGTTGAGTGATATTCAAATGCCGATTATGGATGGGATTGAATTATTGGGAAATATCCGATCGCGGCATCCGGATACTCAGGTAATCTTGTTAACGGCGTATGGCAGCATGACGACGGCGGTAGAAGGCATTAAATCCGGAGCATTTGATTATATCAGCAAACCCTTTGTGCTGGATGAAGTCCGATTGTTGGTGAAGCGGGCCTTGGACCATAAAAAAATTCTTCAAGAAAATCGTTCTTTGAAGCAACAAGTACAGGCCACCTTAGGGATAGATCAACTTCAGGGAAAGAGTTCAGAAATGGTTGCCGTATATAAGCTCGTGGCTCGCGTGGCTCCGAGTGAAAGTACGGTCTTGATTCAAGGCGAAAGTGGCACCGGGAAGGAATTGATTGCTCGCGCCATACATTCCAATAGCCAACGACATGATGGTCCCTTTGTGGCGGTGGACTGTGGAACTCTGGCCGAAACGCTTCTGGAAAGCGAATTATTTGGACACGAAAAAGGTGCCTTTACCGGAGCCATCGGGAACAAAAAGGGCTTATTGGAAATGGCCCATGGAGGGACCTGTTTTTTGGATGAAATCGGGGATATTACCCCAGCCCTTCAGAGTAAACTTCTCCGGGTGCTTCAGGAACGAGAAATTCGTCGGGTTGGAGGTCAGGATTCTATTGGGGTAAATGTTCGAGTCGTGGCCGCGACCAATAAGGATTTATTCAAACTCGTGAAGAGTGGAAAATTTCGAGAGGATTTATATTATCGGTTGAATGTAGTAACGATACAGTTGCCCTCATTGCGGGAGCGCACTGATGATATTCCTTTGCTAGTCCGCTATTTTCTTCAAAAATATGGAGTCACGAATACGAAGCAGGTCACGGACATCTCACCCAAGGCGATGGTTCTGCTTCAGCAATATGATTGGCCAGGTAATGTGCGGGAATTGGAACATACGATCGAACGGGCCATTGTCTTGACCCCTCACACGACCATTGTGCCAGAAGATCTTCCTCCGGCAATTGCTTCCCAAGCTCCCCCGCTGGTTGGTAAGGATACCGGGTGGAAAACCTTGGATCAGCTTGAGCGGGAACAGATTTTAAAAGTGCTGGAGGCCTATAAAGGGGATGAAGCCCAAGCGGCCGAGATTCTTGGGATCCACCGAAAAACTCTCCAACGAAAACTTAAGGAATACGGATTACGATAA